The DNA window CGGGGGATAGGCCGGTATTCCATACATACAGTTCTTGTAAGGCAGGTGCAGATTTCAGGCTCATGAGCTGTTGTAGTGTAACCGGTGTGCCAGACAAAGAGAGGCTCCGCAGGTGTGGCAATTTAGCGAGTGCGGTTAGTGTTTGCCCGGTGATATTGGTGAAACTCAGATTGAGTACCCGCAACTGTTTAAACTGCGCCAATACGTCAAGATCAGCATCTTGTACCGGCATCTTCTGCAAATGCATTTCTATCAGCTGTTCCTTTACAGGCAACAGTTCACTGACAGATTTGATGTTGAACTTGTCTTTATTATACCAGTTCGCCACCAGGGGCGCGGCATGTAACGCTATCGGGTACACGACGCGATAGTTGTTATTCAGCTGCTGTACCAGTTTATCATCTGCGGGAGAGAAATTATATACCGGCTCTTTGGATACTGCGGGTTGCAGGCGTGCAGCGGCGAGTAACCGCAGGCTATCATGCGCTGGTAGTGATGCCACCGGTGTTTTGAAGTCGGCACCTCCTTTGATCCAGTAATAAAGCAGGGCCACTTCTTCTTCGCTGAGCTGTGGCTTGCCGGTGGGAGGCATATGTTTTTTATCTTCCGCCGGAAGATGCAATCTCTCCATCATCAAACTGATGGCGGGATTACCGGGGATGAACAACTTACCGGTTTTACCGCCGGCGAGTAATTGTTGTGGTAACTCCATCGACAGGCCACCTTTCGCTTTCCCTGCATTGTGGCAGTTCATACATTTTTCTTCCAGAATGGGCTTCACGAGATGTTCATACACAAGAGCTTTCTCCAATGGCACAGCTGTATTACGCGGTGTAACAGGTGCCAGTACGAAATTATTACCATGTGTGACGTTGGCACCGAAATGGCCGGTCACGAGTAACAAGACTACAGTTGCGAGTGCACTTGTTTTCGGTAACCAGGGCTTGCGGTAGTCGCGCAGCCAGTATAAGGCGGAAGCGCCCCATAACACAGCTATCCCGCCCCATTTATGCCACTGTATATTGCCATTGTCAGTATAACCTTCTTCCCGCGCGAGCAGTAGTCCCATGATAACGGTGACGGCTGTACTGATTGCTGCCCCGAGTATGAGCCAGGAAGTAAACCGGATTTTCCAGCGGTTGGCCTCCGGCTCGCGCAGCTGTATAAACAGCAGCAGTCCGCCCAGTATGAGCAATACGATCGGGAAATGCAGCACCAGAGGATGCATACGCCCCAGTACCTGCAACCATGCCGGCACCAGGATCCTGCTACCAGCCACGAATAAGACCAGCACGAAAATATTAGTGGCGAATAAGAGCTGGCTGCCGGCCTCCTGCCAGCGGATACGATTCCACTTCATCATACCCTCCTGAGTTTATATGGATACACTTTGCCAGCGGCCCATTGCGCTACATAAATATTTTCATCGTTATCTACACATACATCATGCGGGTGAACGAAGAGTTTCTCTGCCTGCTGCATCGGTTGCAATTCACTGCCGTTATACACTGGTGCGGTACCGCCAATATTGGATACTACCTTGTTGTTTTTGTCGAGAATGGTAACAAAGCCGCTGCCGCTGACATTCATGTCGGGTGAGCGCAATACGGCCGCATACAGATGATCACCCTTAATCACCGGACG is part of the Chitinophaga flava genome and encodes:
- a CDS encoding DUF2231 domain-containing protein — translated: MMKWNRIRWQEAGSQLLFATNIFVLVLFVAGSRILVPAWLQVLGRMHPLVLHFPIVLLILGGLLLFIQLREPEANRWKIRFTSWLILGAAISTAVTVIMGLLLAREEGYTDNGNIQWHKWGGIAVLWGASALYWLRDYRKPWLPKTSALATVVLLLVTGHFGANVTHGNNFVLAPVTPRNTAVPLEKALVYEHLVKPILEEKCMNCHNAGKAKGGLSMELPQQLLAGGKTGKLFIPGNPAISLMMERLHLPAEDKKHMPPTGKPQLSEEEVALLYYWIKGGADFKTPVASLPAHDSLRLLAAARLQPAVSKEPVYNFSPADDKLVQQLNNNYRVVYPIALHAAPLVANWYNKDKFNIKSVSELLPVKEQLIEMHLQKMPVQDADLDVLAQFKQLRVLNLSFTNITGQTLTALAKLPHLRSLSLSGTPVTLQQLMSLKSAPALQELYVWNTGLSPADILQVQKNLQQVTVVKGFTNDKGEQLKLNQPTILNTLAVFRNSMQLILQHPVKGVEIHYTTDGSAPDSLHSPVFKDSLLITANTTVRAIACKQGWYASDPVQFSFHKTAYAPDSISLLNQPEGAYIANGGSTLTDGQKGGMDYNNGKWLGYTKNELQAIVRFPQPVPLKSVTIGALRNVGSYIFLPQQIQIWGGADPQHLKLLKKITPPAGKKDDPVTAMDIDCSFPLTQVSCMKIMMTPAILPSWHPGKGKHAWVFVDELLFN